The DNA window TTTAGTAGGTTTTCTTACAGATTTTATCAGAGACGCTGTAAACACCGAGGGAAGTTGTTAGGCACCCTGACTTAAGGCTGAACACAGATACTTCTAAGGAGAAAAACAATCATAACTAGCTAAAGATGGTTGGCCAAAGGCAGGATTAACATTCATCCTGGTGGGTCTATAGCCCAAGCCAAAAAAGCCTGTGTGGTTTCGGTGTTGTAGCTGACGAGCTTGCTGcagaagcactttttttttcacagccATAGCACTACCTCTCTAGGGACTAACAAAATCCGGCAGAGAGTAGTGAAAACCAATTTTACATTAGATGATGCAGTCCCCAGCATTCTGTCCTAGATCTTTTTTATTAAGCGAAGAGAGAACCAGAGGAGGAAGGGTGAGTAAGGCAGGTGGTGCGAAAGACACTGGCAGCATGACAATCAAAATAAGCAAGTTGAAACAATATGTTCTGCCTTCTTCCTAAAGCCATTTCCTTCAATAGTGATAGGGAGCGCAGGCAGTCTGCAAGTCATTAGCACACTGCCGTTTTCACTTTCAGAAGAACACTGGAAACCCCTGAAGAGCAAAATCCCCCTCTCCATCCCAGTTACCTTCCAACCCTCTCTTTCTCTCCGAgttttcttgcttcctttcctAGGGACGACCGAATAAGGACAATTCTCGGCAATCCGCTATTTTGCTTTAatgagggggaagggggagggtctggtaaaaattggaaaaggaataaagGTGAGAGACAACAGCGGAAAGAATATCGAACTGCAGGAAAAGAGAGGTCATCGTGGGAAGGAGACAAGGTGAAGAAGAGTGCATGAAAACAGGGGACATGTCAGAAGAGAACTTGCTAAAgaaggccaaaaaaattaaaaatggagcgcgggaggggggagggaggagctggTCAAGACGGGAGAGAAAGTGAGGGGCAGGTGGAACATCCGAGCGAGAGTGCGGAGTCTGGGCCGAGACGCCGGGGCAGCAGGCTCCTGGAGAGACCGATGTCAGGTGAATCGGGATTGTATGGGAAGCTTAACCCCCACTCCAGGACATCTGGGAGAGGAATCCGGGCCGATGCCCGAGCGCAGAGAAACCGGGCTCTTACCGGTAGTTTGGGGCTGACCTCGCCCTTGCAAAAGTGGCAGAAAAACCGGTGCGCGGCAACCGCAGAGCCCGCGCCGGCCCCGGCCGCCGAAGCCTCCGCCATTTTTCTCTTTCGCCACGGCTGTCCGAGAGGGCAGCCGGCCGGTCTTTCGCCAGGCCGCTACCTCCCGGCTGCTGTCGCCtcctcggccgccgccgccgcttccTCAGTGCTGCCAGCCTCTCCAGATCTGGCCCGCGTGAGTCACGTGAGTCCGCCCAGCCCACAGCGGCGGTGGCGCGGCTGCTGACCCCGCGGCCCGCCTCCCAGAACCAAAGAGGCGCAGGAAGGAGAGTCAGCCCGCCGCCGCCCGCCTGCCGTCTTCTCAAACAGCCCCTCGCCGGTCCTCCAAACTCCCAGCGAGAAGAAAGAAAGAGCGTCCCCGGAAACCACCGAAACGCTGGGGTAGAGCGGCACACGTTTTTCCTCTTCGCCGGTCCTCCTCGGTTGCCGCGCTCCTGCGCGAAGGGACCTTGGGCTCCCCCTCTGCCCCGGCGGTCAGCGGGAACCTCACGAAGCAGTCGTGGGGAACTCGGCGGCGTTACGTTGCACTGACCCAGAGGTTAGTGGAAAATGCGGTCTGAAAGAGGCAGCCCTGTCCCTGGACCCGGGGATCCAATCCGGAACCGGAACCAGCGGGAAGGGAGTGAAGAGCCAGGACCCAGGCTCTCTAGAAATCCTTTTAGAGGATGGCAGAGGGTCTGGAGATGTGTCCCGAAAGACCTGTGGATGGGAATAGTGAAGCTGAAAGGCAAAGTCTGGGTTGGCTTCTGAAGAATTGGGAGAAATAAATGCACAAACCAGTGTTTGATAGGACTTGTGATTGTATAGTTAAccatgtctgtttctttttgtgtctACTTAGTGAAGAAATCGAAATTTCAGAATTAAATACTGCCCTGCTAACAACATACTTCATCTCCTATCTGAAACACCCTATCATTTACCTCCTAACTTACTTTGCAAAGTTGTTTGCCTGTTCAGTCCCAATAGGAGTGAAACAATGAGGTATAGAATCTAAGGTCTGTGATAGATCGCAAAACCATCTACACCCaatctttcaagaaaattagaaccaTACATGATCCCATAAAGATAAATCTCACATACATAGGTTTCCAGTCTTCTTTTTCAATGCGTGTGGGGGTTTTTTCACAATAATTAAACTTTCCTCTACATTTTGCTTTGTAACCTGCATCTTTCACTTAATGAATACTTTTCTACACTAATACATATTGTATTATGAATGTTGGCATGGAACTCCATTATATgcatataccataatttattggAATAATCACTTATTAGGTTCCCAGAATATCATTATTCTAAAGTGACATATTTTTATCATTCCCTTGGAACAGAATATCCAAAACAAAAGCATTTAGGTCAAAGATATGCAAGATTTTAAGGCTTTTGGTATATCTACTGTCAAATTGCCATCTAGGAAGAACATGAATTTACATTCAGCAATTCTGCTCccaacataaaagaaaaacttcccatcatactgtcttttatttttttcctagctCTGAGACTCCTCAGCATAATGACTCAAGCAGAAATTAAACTGtgttctttgttgctgcaagaGCATTTTGGAGAGATTGTAGAAAAAATTGGAGTCCACCTAATCAGAACTGGCGGCCAGCCCCTAAGAGTTATTGCCCATGACACAGGAACTTCGCTGGATCAGGTATGTTTGGATCACATcaatttgctttcatttcattaatttcttttacCTACCCTTGAATATTGTTACTGCCTGCcccacaaggacagaggagcctgctgtgctgcagtccatagggttgcaaagagtcagacatgagtaagAGACTGGATAACCCTACAAAATGGAAAAGAGCAAAGTCTGCCCTAGGATCAGAATGGTGTTATTtaacaggagagagagaatgagacatAGGGCCCAAGGTTCTGCTTCTCAAAGAGTTCTGGCTCCTTGTATCTTCTTAGGCAAATCTTTCCCCCTCTATCCCATACTTCATTTATTCATAATGAGTCTGTTAATCTCAGTACTACATTTTAGGAATGAGAATAATAGAGGGGAAGTAAACTGTACTTTGAAAGATAAAGATTGGAGGAAATATGAGCATCAtagtaaggaatcttcctgatttTTTCCACTCACGATTCTAACTATTCCAGTGGAGAGAGGGAGCAATTTGCAGCTGTCTCTTGATATTTAGGAAACTGTTGGACAAAACTTGCCAGCAGTAATGAACTGCATCTtcagatttttcttctctttcttttatatcCTCTCTAGGTAAAAAAAGCCCTTTGTGTCCTCATCCAGCACAACTTGGTGATACATCAAGTGCACAAACGTGGCGTGGTGGAGTATGAAGCCCAGTGCAGCCGGGTGTTGCGAATGCTTAGGTATCCCCGGTACATCTATACCGCCAAAACACTGTACAGTGACACGGGAGAGCTGATTGTTGAGGAGCTGCTGTTGAATGGCAAAATGACAATGTCCGCTGTTGTGAAGAAAGTAGCAGATAGGCTCACAGAGACTATGGAAGGTCAGTACTGTGTCCACGGCTGTTGACGAAAGCATAGATTGACTGGCTGCAGGAGTGAACCCTTAGCTATCTGAGGCCGTCTCATGCCTGTTTCCTCCTGTCATACAGATGGCAAGACCATGGACTATGCTGAGGTGTCAAACACATTTGTGCGACTCGTGGACACACACTTTGTGCAGCGTTGCCCCTTGGTGCCTGCCACTGAGAATTCAGACACTGGGCCGCCACCACCTGCCCCCACTCTTGTCatcaatgaaaaggacatgtacCTGGTTCCTAAACTGAGCTTGATAGGTAAGGAATTTTGCCCCTGAGATCTGTGACTTGCCCTAATTGTAGATTCTTTCATGAAAGTTTCATAGTGATTGTTAAATGAATGACTTAATCAATGAAGCAGTTACCAAGGATTTGCTCTATGCCAGATACTGTGGtataaagtgatgaaaaaaaCATTATGGTCCCTGCCCTCCATAAGGCATTACATTAATCAGATAGTCTCACAAAGAAAAAGTATGAAAAGTGTGTTAGCAGTGTTAGGAAAATATATAACAGGGGACCAGATTTACCTGGGAGTTGGGGGCACATGCTTCTTTGAGAAAATGGCATTTGAACCAAGATTTGAAGCAGAAGTAGGAGCCAGTCAGTGAGGTAAGGTGTGAAGAGGTACAGAGGATAAGCATTCTTGGCAAAAGAAATTGTATgtagtgagggaaaaaaaacagtataTTTGAGGAATTAAAAGAAGATCAGTGTAGTTAAAGCATAGAGAGCAAAGGAAAGAGAGCCATACAATAAGGTTAGAGAGATAGGCAGGGAATAGATCATGCAAGACCTCATAGAGCACTTGTTCTTTATCCTAGATGCGAAGGAAAACTACTAAAGGATTTTAGAGGAAGTAACATGatctaatttgcattttaaaaatatgtttctgtcTGCAGAAAGGATGGGGCAAAAGTAAATGTAGACAAACCAGTGAATAATCAGGCATAGAAGGGGtgaggaaaacagaaatcaaGAATGACATCTGGCTGGCGTACATGGAAGGATGAGCATACCGTTCACTGTGAAAGGAAGCCTTGGAACAGAAGCAGTTTGAGGGAGAGAGACTATGAGTTTCTTTTTGAACATGTTGAGTTTCAGATGACTTCATCATTAACTTGAATTTCTTGTAGTTCTCCATCTCCTCAACATCTCTTACCTAGAGGCCACTACAGATGTCTTTGGGATAGCGACACCTGCTGTCACCTTCCGCCGTTTCCTGTCATCATAGGAGATGTAGCCTATCAGTGCAACTGTTCTGTTTGGCAGGGAAAGGTAAAAGGAGGAGATCGTCTGATGAAGATGCTACTGGGGAGCCCAAGGCCAAGAGACCAAAACAGACCACAGATAACAAAGAGGTAATGATGCTTCTGGACTTGGAGTCTTCACTCTGAGGCCAGCCAGGAAGAGCACTGAGATAACAAGCCCCAAAAGAGCTTCAAGTTTCTTGGGTTGAGAAGTAGTAGGATTATGAACTTCATCAAATGTTGGCCTGGGACAGACTAACAAAGAGGGCACCCCATTACTGTCTCTCTGCTGTCCATTACTGTCTCCCTTCTGAGGCTCAACCTCATTGGACAGAGGTAGTAGCTTATGCAAAAATAAAGGGCCTAGAAAAAGTTTAAATTGATCACTGTGGCTGGACTATAGAGACCACAGGGATGAGTGGACACAAATGAGTCTAGAAAGATATATGTAGGCCTGAGCTCTTACATTCAAATGCCTTCTCAGCATCCCTTTAAAGATGTCTAGTAAGCATCCCGAAAGTAGTATGACTAGAACAGAGTAATTGATTTCTCATTCCTAGCTATCTATTCCCTCCTAAGCTTTCCTCATCTTAGGGACATCACCAAGACAAACCACCTAGGATACCATTTGCTTAAACCAAAGTCCTGGGAGCCATCTGACCTCACAGTAAAACCTGTCAACccaatttctaaaattaattcaAATCTGACTATTTCTTACCAGTCACCTTAGTCCAAACCACTATCACTGTAGTGAAGACTTCACCAACGCTCTCCTAAGTGGTCTCTCTGCCTACATTCATACCTACATAAGAGCCAAAATGACTTCCtaaattgttctttaaaaaaaagaaaaacccatcaCTGATATTTGACTCCTTTAAAACTTCCCATTACTCCTAGAAGCAATCTAGATCTTTACCATGGATTATTACCCTTTACATGAACTAAGTCTTTGCATGATCTGCTGGAGACGAGGCTCTCCAATCTCAGCTCTTCCTTCCGTCCCTCAAATGTGTCATACATGCTCTTTCTAGTCTTTTGGCTTTCGTCCCTAGGATTTCTTCGTTAGATCTTCATGTAGTTGCCTCTTTTTCATCATTCCGATCTCAGTTCAAATGCTGTTTTTTAAGAGCTCGCGCACCTTTGCCCAGTCTCTACTCCATTCTCTACCACATTTTCCCATTTCATCTTCACAGCATTTAAAGGTAGATgaaattatgtattatttgtgctCCCAATAGACTGTAACTCTTTGAGGACAATATCTTGTCCCTGGTACCTGGAATACTAGcataatatcaataaatattttttgattgaCTAAGAGGTTTACACTTCACCCTGAAGATAAGGGGGAGTCGTAGACAGGTGAATGAAGTAGCTAGATTTAAGTTTTAGAAATGTTACTATAGTACAGTGGTTCATAACTTGTACAATTTCATGGATGCATTTCAGAGAGTCCACCTGTACTTGTTCATATGTACATTTTTCTATAGAGTACTCATagcttttttcagattcttcaggGGAACTGTACCTTAAAAGCTGAAAAAGCACAGCTCTGTGAGAAACAGGGAGGACAGTgcgaaaaaaaaaagattaaaaacagaaaaccaaattaTCCTCTTTTAtagtgttcattaaaaaaaaaaaagaaaattagttagGAGGCTACCTATAGTCATTCAGGTGAGTCAAGATTAGAGCCTAAAATAAGGTAATGACAAGATAAAGAAAAGTAGACCtctgattgggcttcccttgtggctcggctggtaaagaatccgcctgcaatgtgggagacctgggtttgatccctgggttgggaacattccctggagaagggaaaggctacccactccagtattctggcctggagaattccatgggctgtatagtccatgggatcacaaagagtcggacacaactgagcaactttcacttcactaaatcCACACAATTGAATGTTTTTTTTCTCCAACCAATTTAGTCACTATTGTATAGGAAAAGGAACAGTGAAATCCAAACCCCTCCCCTGAAAACTTCACTGTATCTAAATGTTTCTTTCTGGTACTTTTCTCCTCCTCAGCCCATTCCAGATGATGGGATTTATTGGCAGGCCAACCTTGACAGATTCCACCAGCACTTCCGTGACCAAGCCATTGTCAGCGCAGTTGCCAACAGGATGGACCAGGTGATATCTCAATGGGTGGGACAGTGGCTATCAGGAACATGACACTGTTTACCGGACGTGGCCATTGGCATATAGCCAGAGCCCCTGCAGCAGAGTGAATTCTGAATTCCAGTTCACTGTTCAAACCTAGACCAGTAGTGAGATCGTGAGGACCATGCTCCGGATGAGTGAGGTCACCACTCCCTCTGGTGCCCCCTTCACCCAGCCATTGTCTTCCAATGAGGTGAGCTTCATGCTTCTTAAACTAGTTTTCTGACAGATTCTTGGATATTCTAATTATTATACGTAGAGCCTGGGATTAGGTTAGGTCCAGACCTTGAAAGAAAGGGTTTTTGCCATTTGAGGTGGAACAGTGATTATCCCCAGGTGGTACGTACTGAAACATTTGGCCTCTTAGGAATTCAGCCTTTAAAAACCTAAACCACTATTTTGTCAAAGTacaagtaattcttttttttttcatttttaatatattttattgaagtaaagttgatttacaatgttaatttctgctctacagcaaagtgatattaTTTGGctgcttgtattttttttcagtatattatatattttttaatgttttaatattttgtttattaagTTTTATTGATTTAATATATCAAATACTTTATATTCTGTTACTGTTTGTAATCATACCAATATTTATCCATGTTAAATATAGTTGTGTTTTTACagtgtttagatttttttaagttattatataacaaaaatttaaatacaaatgtttttccaatgacaaaaataattatatggaCCTGTATTTAGAGATCTatagttcttttttaatatttatttatttatttagctgcactgggtcttagttgctacaCGTGGAATCTttaatctttgttgcagcatgcattatctttcattgcagcatgcaaacttagttgcagcatgtggggtctagttccctgaccagggattgaacgtgggcaccctgctttgggagcacagagtctcagccactggacccccagggaagtccctagaaatgTATAGTTTTTCAAAGTTGTAGTTCCCCAAACTTTCAGAAATGGCAGGCAAGTGCTGTATCTTGTAGATGGTAGTTACATGGGTATATACAATTATCAGCACTCATCAAACTGAATCCTTACAATCTGTGCTTCTTGTATGTAACATACTCtaatttaaatacatatgtaGTTTTGCATAATCCCAACCCCAGAGATCTTTGTCAGTAGTTTGGTACATATCTTTATTCAGACATCTTACATATAGTCTCATTCAAATgtgggtatatgtatattttttaataaaaattttaaaagggattaTACTCTGGATACTATTCTAAACTTGCTTCTCTCATATGACAGTATACATAAACTTCCTTTTCATGATCTATCTCATTCTTTATAATGGCCATATCACATTCCACTTAAGGGGCCACACTGTactatattttaatgaatttcttATTATTGGACATATGAATTCTTTCTAGTTTTTTACTCTTATCAACAATGCTGCTGTGCTTTGGGACATTTTTATACTTGTgatatctaaaattaaaacatctttatttcaGCAATGTCACCAGTTCTAAGTTCCCAAACCCATTTTCACTGTCTCTTTTTGCTCCATAGATCTTCAGATCCCTACCTGTTGGCTATAACATCTCTAAGCAAGTTCTTGATCAGTATCTCACTCTGCTGGCAGATGATCCagtaagtctttttttcttttttttttttcttttctttcttttttctattgtgtttAGGATTAATTTCTGCCGCTGATAACTGGTAGCAGTCTTCTGCGGCTTCATTCTCTACCTAGCCAGCTCAGACAACTTCTCTACCATCGCCTGATGGGAGAGCCTCCTGCTACCGACTCTAGTGGATTTGCTCTTCTGGAAACAGAATCACTGGACTTTCCATTCAGATAACAcatgttctctctccctctttttttaatAGCTAGAGTTTGTTGGAAAGTCTGGCGACAGTGGTGGAGGAATGTATGTCATCAGTATCCTTATGGGTGGTTATTTCCTTAACAGTCAGGCAGCCTGAACTATGAAACAGAAGGGTGACTTTAGGAAAGATTTGATATTTAGTATACTaagtggggaagggaatggcaacccactccagtattcttgcctagagaattccacggtcagaagagcctggcaggctacagtccatggggtcgcagagttggacacgactgagcaactaacacacacatacagtataCTAAGTAAGTTAGAAAATTGAACTAAAACACTGATGATAAAGAAGTAAAACAGACTGTTAACTAACTAAATTTTAGTTAATCAAAACCCTGACTTAAGCACCTTAAGTTAATTAAGGTTTTGAAATACTTACATAACATAAATGAGACTAATgtgaaaaaatagtatttaaattttaaattaacgACTCGGGAGTAAAACTAAGAGCACAATATTCAGGCCAAAACATTATGGAGTGACCTTTACCCTCTACATAAAGACCTGCATAAGGCTCTAGGATCTCTAGCCACGGCCACTCTGGAGTCCGTCGTACAAGAGAGGTAAGAGGGTTACCCTGAAAGGTTTGGGGGTCAGGTACTTCCTTTCACACCCCATTTGAACAAGTGATTTGATCATTAGGTAAGCAACCAGTATAGGCACACCTTGGTACATCTTGCCCCATTTTCTATTGGACTGCTATGGATCCCATCTATTACTGCTCTTTACCCTAAATACCCTGCTGCTTAATTCCCAGGGATGCCAATTCATCATCCTTCCTAACACCTTTCCTTACAAATGGGGGAACTGAGGCATTCGAGTCAGCAGTTGGTGACACTCTTATGATAAGCAGTATTGTCATTGATCTGTGGAGTTAGGAAGGATTCTCTGATTGCTATTCCTCTCAGGTCCTTGCTCCACACATAAGACACTAAACAACCCTCTGTGACTAAGAACTAAAGCTAATTTATTTTGGCATGCCATTTgctttctttattcctttccagatttggatcTCGCTGTGCCAGAATATTCCGTCTAGTTTTAcaaaagaaacacctggagcagAAGCAAGTAGAAGATTTTGCAATGATTCCAGCAAAGGAGGCAAAGGATATGCTTTATAAGATGCTCTCAGAAAATTTCATATCACTGCAGGTAACAATAATTGCCAACCAGCAGAGGTGACAGATGAGAGAAATTGCTGAAGCAAATATTCTGAACCTCAAACAAACTCTGTATCCATCTTTgagacagaataaaaaaaaaaaaaattgacaaagacATAGCAAGCACTTGCAAGATAACTATGGAGCTTTATCT is part of the Odocoileus virginianus isolate 20LAN1187 ecotype Illinois chromosome 5, Ovbor_1.2, whole genome shotgun sequence genome and encodes:
- the POLR3C gene encoding DNA-directed RNA polymerase III subunit RPC3 — its product is MTQAEIKLCSLLLQEHFGEIVEKIGVHLIRTGGQPLRVIAHDTGTSLDQVKKALCVLIQHNLVIHQVHKRGVVEYEAQCSRVLRMLRYPRYIYTAKTLYSDTGELIVEELLLNGKMTMSAVVKKVADRLTETMEDGKTMDYAEVSNTFVRLVDTHFVQRCPLVPATENSDTGPPPPAPTLVINEKDMYLVPKLSLIGKGKRRRSSDEDATGEPKAKRPKQTTDNKEPIPDDGIYWQANLDRFHQHFRDQAIVSAVANRMDQTSSEIVRTMLRMSEVTTPSGAPFTQPLSSNEIFRSLPVGYNISKQVLDQYLTLLADDPLEFVGKSGDSGGGMYVINLHKALGSLATATLESVVQERFGSRCARIFRLVLQKKHLEQKQVEDFAMIPAKEAKDMLYKMLSENFISLQEIPKTPDHAPSRTFYLYTVSILSAARMLLHRCYKSVANLIERRQFETKENKRLLEKSQRVEAIIASMQATGAEEAQLQEIEEMITAPERQQLETLKRNVNKLDACEIQVDETIFLLESYIESTMKRQ